A stretch of Carassius auratus strain Wakin unplaced genomic scaffold, ASM336829v1 scaf_tig00023642, whole genome shotgun sequence DNA encodes these proteins:
- the LOC113077973 gene encoding protein kinase C-binding protein 1-like isoform X4: MHPQSLAVEEIKTESDAVDGMEASIPLKAVPDLGSAEPVLAPQKRKAPSPPHSSNGHSPSDTSPSPTKKKKKPGLVNNSKDQDGRNDFYCWVCHREGQVLCCELCPRVYHAKCLKLAAEPEGDWFCPECEKITVAECIETQSKAMTMLNLEQLSYLLKFALQKMKQPGTEPFQKPVSLEQHPDYAEYIFHPMDLSTLEKNIKKKMYGCTEAFLADMKWILHNCIIYNGANHKLTATAKVIVKICEHEMNEIEVCPECYLSACQKRDNWFCEPCSQPHPLVWAKLKGFPFWPAKALRDKDGQVDARFFGQHDRAWVPLNNCYLMSKEIPFSVKKTKSIFNSAMQEMEVYVENVRKKYGVFNYAPFRTPYTPNNQFQMLQDPNNPKKGTVKPDKQDKVKFSFDMTASPKMHLSKTVMSGGPGRRVSVTDMPRSPMSTNSSVHTGSDLEQDERGPRVSSSHYSGGEDSMDCTASPASVKTSTSPKPLLPTPVKQERSSGTGSILNLNLDRIKAEMDLKELSETVQQQQQQQQGTSVLLSSPKKPTRSLDKTIESCKAQLGINEISDVVYRRVEHSDTDESDKSDSSDSEFMSEDEQKPKDTNHNSSAHRDSKKRARPPSAQAQEQDTAPSTAGGTPGGDQPSSDPQTKEKVSGGVEKDSQEKSKPVQQPQKERTQPGQDARPAGSELEGDSDSERELVIDLGEEQGGREKKKAKRETPSAPSSTTKDQTGIKTDGKASASTSISAASSTDNTSINPGPKDAAPSAIKPPATVPAASTTQATSTSALQPVSAVPVASNMVKKQRPLLPKENTQPAQRPATRNPTGGKCQTSSQKVQRQQQQQVETAPQSQAQPQTSANNSSTRYQTRQSVKAVQHKEPSPVNMGSGTSTSCLAGDFLTPPASADVAADIAKYTTKMMDVIKGTMTEIYNDLSKSTTGNTIAEIRRLRIEIEKLQWLHQQELSEMKHNLELTMAEMRQSLEQERERLVSEVKKQMEMEKQQAVDETKKKQWCANCKKEAIFYCCWNTSYCDYPCQQAHWPEHMKSCTQSATATQQEAETEVSSDAAGKPVGQSPKTQPSPTGERTSPANRGPSPFTDNNKGSSSVAVS; the protein is encoded by the exons GACGGGAGGAATGACTTCTACTGCTGGGTGTGTCACCGCGAGGGTCAGGTGCTCTGCTGTGAGCTCTGCCCGCGCGTCTACCACGCCAAGTGCCTCAAACTGGCCGCAGAGCCTGAGGGCGACTGGTTCTGTCCAGAGTGCGAG AAAATAACGGTGGCTGAGTGCATCGAGACTCAGAGTAAAGCGATGACCATGCTGAACCTGGAGCAGCTGTCCTACCTGCTGAAGTTCGCTTTGCAGAAAATGAAACAGCCAGGG ACCGAACCGTTTCAGAAGCCGGTGTCACTTGAACAGCACCCGGATTATGCCGAGTATATATTTCACCCCATGGACCTGTCCACTCTAGAGAAG AATATCAAGAAGAAAATGTACGGTTGCACAGAAGCGTTTTTGGCCGACATGAAGTGGATTCTCCACAACTGTATCATATATAATGGAG CAAACCATAAGCTAACAGCAACTGCTAAAGTTATCGTCAAGATCTGTGAACACGAA ATGAATGAAATTGAGGTTTGTCCAGAGTGCTACCTGTCCGCCTGTCAGAAGAGGGACAACTGGTTCTGTGAACCTTGT TCTCAGCCTCATCCTTTAGTGTGGGCCAAACTGAAAGGTTTCCCCTTCTGGCCCGCTAAAGCCTTGAGGGACAAGGACGGTCAGGTGGACGCACGCTTCTTTGGCCAGCATGACAG AGCCTGGGTGCCCTTAAACAACTGTTACCTCATGTCTAAGGAGATCCCCTTCTCTGTGAAGAAGACCAAAAGCATCTTCAACAGCGCCATGCAGGAAATGGAGGTCTACGTGGAAAACGTCCGCAAGAAATACGGCGTGTTCAACTACGCCCCGTTCAGGACACCTTACACGCCCAACAACCAGTTCCAGATGCTGCAGGACCCTAATAACCCTAAAAAAGGCACGGTGAAGCCTGACAAACAGGACAAGGTCAAGTTCAGCTTCGACATGACCGCATCCCCAAAGATGCACTTGAGTAAGACCGTGATGTCAGGAGGACCGGGGCGCCGGGTGTCTGTGACAGACATGCCCAGGTCACCAATGAGCACCAACTCCTCAGTCCACACGGGGTCGGACCTCGAGCAGGACGAGCGAGGGCCGAGAGTGTCATCCAGTCACTATAGCGGCGGTGAAGACTCCATGGATTGCACAG CGTCTCCTGCGTCTGTGAAGACAAGCACCAGCCCCAAGCCTCTCCTGCCCACGCCGGTTAAACAGGAAAGGAGTTCAGGCACCGGAAGCATACTTAACCTCAATCTAG ATCGCATTAAAGCTGAAATGGACCTGAAGGAGTTGAGTGAGACtgtacagcaacaacaacaacagcagcaaggGACGTCGGTTCTCCTCAGCTCTCCTAAAAAACCTACCAGGAGTTTGGATAAAACTATAGAGAGCTGCAAGGCTCAGCTGG GAATCAATGAGATCTCCGATGTCGTGTACCGCCGTGTTGAGCACAGTGACACAGACGAATCTGACAAATCTGACTCCAGCGACAGTGAATTCATGTCTGAGGACGAACAGAAGCCCAAGGACACTAACCACAACAGCAGTGCCCACAGAGACTCCAAAAAGAGAGCCAGACCTCCATCCGCTCAAGCACAAGAACAAGACACTGCCCCGTCAACAGCTGGAGGAACACCAGGTGGAGACCAGCCATCCTCAGATCCCCAGACCAAAGAGAAGGTAAGCGGCGGGGTGGAGAAAGACTCCCAGGAGAAGAGCAAACCCGTGCAGCAGCCCCAGAAGGAGAGGACACAGCCTGGGCAGGACGCTCGGCCGGCTGGATCAGAGCTGGAGGGCGACTCTGACTCCGAGCGGGAGCTGGTGATAGACCTCGGGGAAGAACAGGGCGGGAGGGAAAAGAAGAAAGCCAAGCGAGAGACCCCATCAGCCCCCAGCTCCACAACTAAAGATCAGACCGGCATTAAAACAGATG GTAAAGCGTCTGCATCTACCAGCATATCAGCTGCTTCTTCTACAGATAACACTTCCATCAATCCTGGTCCAAAAGATGCCGCCCCATCAGCCATCAAGCCTCCAGCCACCGTCCCAGCTGCATCTACAACTCAAGCCACCTCCACCTCGGCTCTTCAGCCCGTGTCTGCTGTCCCTGTTGCTTCCAATATGGTGAAAAAACAGCGCCCTCTGCTGCCCAAGGAGAACACGCAGCCGGCCCAGCGGCCTGCGACCAGGAACCCGACTGGCGGTAAATGCCAGACGTCATCTCAGAAGGTGCAGagacagcaacaacaacaagttGAGACGGCTCCTCAGAGCCAAGCGCAGCCCCAGACCTCAGCCAACAACTCCAGCACACGCTACCAGACCAGACAGTCTGTTAAAG CTGTTCAACACAAAGAGCCCTCACCTGTTAACATGGGCTCAGGTACGTCCACTTCCTGTCTGGCTGGGGACTTCCTCACCCCTCCGGCCTCCGCTGATGTCGCCGCTGACATCGCCAAGTACACCACTAAG ATGATGGATGTGATCAAGGGAACGATGACGGAGATATACAATGATCTCTCTAAGAGCACGACGGGGAACACCATTGCAGAG ATCCGGCGGTTGCGGATTGAGATTGAGAAACTCCAGTGGCTGCATCAGCAGGAGCTGTCAGAGATGAAACATAACCTCG agctgaCCATGGCTGAGATGAGGCAGAGTCTGGAGCAGGAGAGAGAGCGGCTGGTGTCAGAGGTGAAGAAACAGATGGAGATGGAGAAACAGCAGGCGGTGGACGAGACCAAGAAGAAGCAGTGGTGTGCCAACTGCAAGAAAGAGGCCATCTTCTACTGCTGCTGGAACACAAGTTACTGTGACTACCCCTGCCAGCAGGCACACTGGCCCGAACACATGAAATCCTGCACCCAGTCAG CCACCGCAACTCAGCAGGAAGCGGAAACAGAAGTCAGTTCGGACGCCGCAGGAAAACCTGTAGGACAGTCCCCTAAAACCCAGCCTTCACCAACCGGTGAAAGAACATCACCCGCAAACCGAGGACCCTCCCCTTTCACAGACAACAATAAAGGCAGCTCCTCCGTGGCTGTCTCATAA